Within the Terriglobales bacterium genome, the region GCACACCGAAGACTTTCTTCACGCAGTGAAGCGCTTCGGACTGCGCGTACGCCAGTTCGAGCAGCTATTGCAGCGGCGAGTGTTCGAGCAGTTGCCGGGAGCGTCAGCCGAGCGCCCATGCGAAGAGCTATATCGCCAGTTGGGTGCGTCGGACCAAGGTTTGATTCGTGAGTTTTACCTCACGAGCATCGAAGAAGTTCCGGTAGAGCTGAGAGGGAAGTATGCAGCTCTGTACAGATACGAAGTAGGAAAGTAGCCCGGTAGGTGGGGCTTAGAAGCTAAGCAGCTTAGAAGCTTAGGAGCTTATTCATGGCGAAAGAGAAATTTGACCGCAGCAAGCCGCACGTGAACGTCGGCACAATTGGACATATCGATCATGGCAAGACGACGTTGACGGCCGCGATCACGAAGGTGCTCTCGAAGCACAATCCGAAGATCCAGTTCCGCTCCTTCGATTCGATCGACAACGCTCCTGAGGAGCGTGAGCGCGGAATCACGATCGCGACCGCGCACGTTGAATATGAGACGCCGAATCGCCACTACGCGCACGTCGATTGCCCGGGCCACGCCGACTACATCAAGAACATGATCACCGGCGCAGCGCAGATGGATGGCGCGATCCTCGTGGTCGCAGCGACCGATGGTCCGATGCCGCAGACCAAAGAGCACGTGCTGCTGGCTCGTCAGGTTGGTGTGCCGTACATCGTCGTGTTCCTGAATAAGTGCGATGCGGTCGAAGATCCCGAGCTGATCGATCTGGTCGAAGTTGAAGTTCGCGAGCTGCTGAGCAAGTATCAGTTTCCAGGAGACGCGGTTCCGGTCATTCGCGGATCAGCTCTTGGAGCGCTGAACGGCGAAGCCAAATGGGAGAAGACGATCGACGAGCTGATGGAAGCCGTCGATAAAAACGTCCCGCTTCCTGCACGCGATGTGGATAAGCCGTTTCTGATGCCGATCGAAGACATCTTCTCGATTTCCGGTCGTGGAACCGTCGTCACAGGCCGAATTGAGCGCGGCAAGGTGAAGGTCGGCGAGGAAGTTGAGATTGTCGGATTCCGCGAGACACGCAAGACGGTCGTGACCGGAGTCGAGATGTTCAAGAAGCAGCTCGACGAAGGCATGGCGGGCGACAACGCTGGACTGCTGCTGCGCGGCATTGCCAAGGAAGACGTGGAGCGCGGCATGGTGCTGGCCAAGACGGGATCGATCACTCCGCACACCAAATTCAAGGCGGAGATCTACGTGCTGACCAAGGAAGAAGGCGGCCGTCACACGCCGTTCTTCAAAGGCTATCGTCCGCAGTTCTATTTCAGAACGACAGACGTAACCGGAGTAGCAGAGCTTCCAGCAGGTACAGAGATGGTGATGCCTGGAGACAACGTAGCTCTGGTGATTGAGCTGATCACGCCGGTAGCTATGGAGAAGGGACTCAGGTTCGCGATCCGCGAAGGCGGCAGAACCGTGGGTGCAGGAACGATTTCGGAGATACTCGCTTAAGCAAATGGAAATCTCTGTTGACGGATTTCGGGGGGATGCTGCTAGTCGAGACGCCGTGCGCGGAATCTCGGCATCCCAGCTGCCTAAACTGACGGAGGCCCAACGGGACGTCGCGCGCAAACTCGGCTCTTCCGAAGAGGAATACGCGAGGATGTTGCTGGCCGGTGAGAAAAATCAGGAGAAGCTGCTCAGGAAAACTGAGCGGGTTGCAAGGCTGATCCGACAGATGCTGCAACGAATCTCGGCAATAGCAGAGGTAAAGAGCGTTGCGCTTCGCGTCTTTCAGGAACGCTTTGATGTGGCAATCGCTATTGGCACTGAAGATGTTGCATTGTCTCTCGACGAACGTCTCATCGATAGCTACTTCGACGAAGGATCCAGCGAGGCAGAGGCGAGTCTCAACAGAGTATTGGAGCGAGCACTAGCGGTCAGAGCTTAACGGATGCAGATCAATCGGCGCGATGTTGCTGTTCTGCTAACCGAAGATGGTCGTCAGGTGCTGAGGCTGGCTCAATTGAGTTTGCCAGATTCTGCTTCGATCACGTTAGAGATCGAGGACACTGACGATATGGGACTTTGGGCCAGGGTGCATCGCGGAGATGGTGACCACTTGATTTTGATCAGATGGGATTACGTCCTGGCCGTAGACTTTCCGGCAGGAGAACCAAGAGCGCTCGGTCTCAAGCCGTAGGCTGGTTGAGAACATTACATGGCTCAGCTTCACAAAGACCAGAACTTCTCTGGCTTCGATTTGTCGAAGCTGCAGGCCAGCCTGTACGACATGAAGGTGGCTCGCGGAACCGACGAATACCTGGCAAGGTTTGTGGGTTGGGAGTCGCACAAGGAAGACGGGGAAGATATCGCACTGTTTGCAGTGAAAGTTGGTCAGGGCGAACAGGTGCGGAAGCTGGTCTTCGAAAGCGGTGACAAGATCGAGGATCCACGGCGTCTTAAGACGTTGTTTACGCTGGTGTTCTCGGCAAGAGACTTTGAGAACGGAGAATTAATCCCAACTCAGCAAGAGTTGGAGATGGTGAAATAGGACTATGCGCGAAATCATTACATTGCAGTGCAGCGAGTGCAAGAATCGGAACTACTCGAAGACCAAGAACAAAAAGACGACCACGGGCCGGATCGAGCTAAACAAGTTTTGCCGGTTCTGTCGCAAGCACACGTCGCACAAGGAAACGAAGTAATTTGGTAATTGGGTAATTTCGAAATCGGGTGATTGGGCAACTGGTTGTTACAATTACGAATTACCCGATTACACAATTACTCAATTGTGACGGAGGGGCGTAAGCTCAACGGTTAAACTGCCGGTCTCCAAAACCGGACTTGGGGGTTCGAATCCCTCCGCCCCTGCCAGAAAGATGAACGACGTTTCAAGTTTCGAGTTTCAGGTTTGAACTCCAAACTGGAAACGTGAAACTCGAAACTGAAATTTGGGAAGCAGGCTTCAAGTGGGAAGTGTAGAGACAAAACGAGTGAAGGCCACGTCAGTGGCGGATGGCGACAACATTGGCGATCGACTAAAGGCGTGGCCAGACCGTACCAGGGACTTTCTCGACGAAGTCCGCGCCGAGATGAAGAAGGTCAACTATCCCGGCCGCAAGGAAGTGCAGGCGACGACGGCGGTGGTCATCTTCACCGTATTTGTTTTCGCGGCATTTTTCTGGGTAGTTGATACCCTGATTCAGTTTGGGTTGAGTCACCTGCTGAAGGTCTTCAACAGTTAAGAATCGAGGCGCCGGCCGGACGATTCCGGCTTGGCTAAATATTTGATGACAGAAGAAACCAAGAACGAAGCAGCAGCGACTGCTGGCGTGCCTCCGACCATGCCGCCTGACGCGGTGGCTGGAGCAGGCGAGCAGCCGCGCAATCCGAACATGAAGTGGTACATCATCCACGCCTATTCGGGCTTTGAGCGCAAGGTGAAAGAGTCGCTCGAGTCGCGCATCCAGGCGTTCGGGCTACAGGAAAAAATCGGACGCGTGCTGATTCCCACCGAAGCGGTGACCGAAGTTCGCAGCGGCAAAAAGTACACCAGCGACCGCATGTTCTTTCCCGGCTATGTGCTCGTGGAAATGGACCTCACCGGCTTCCGCACTGGCGGCGAAGGAGACCACGTATGGCACGTGGTGAAATCCACGCCGAAAGTTACAGGATTTGTCGGCACGGCAAACGATCCCACTCCGCTTTCGGAAGATGAAGTTAATCAGATCGTCTATCGCGTCCAAGTTGGTAAGGACAAGCCGAGGCTAAAAGTAAAGTTTGCGAAAGACGAATCGGTGCGCATCACCGACGGCCCATTCGCCAACTTCACCGGCAAGATCGACGAAGTGAACGAAGATCGCGAGACGCTGAAAGTAATGGTCACCATCTTCGGCCGCGCAACGCCGGTGGAACTGGAATTTGGACAGGTAGAGAAAGTGGCGTAGGAATCGGGTGATCGGGGCATCGGGTCATCGGGTGAAGTAAAACCTATCAGGCACGCAGACTAGGTTTTACTTCTCCCGATGACCCGATCACCCGATGACCCGATCGGCGAAGCAAGCTTCGAAGCCCAAAGAGATTGCAGTACCAGAATTTAGAAACGACGAGAATCCAAACCATGGCACCGCCAAAGAAGGTACAGACTCAAGTAAAACTCCAGATCGCCGCAGGCAAGGCGACGCCCGCGCCGCCGGTTGGTCCTGCCCTCGGTCAGGCGCAGATCAACATCATGGAGTTCTGCAAGCAGTTCAACGCTAAGACAGCCGGCAAGGATCAGGAAGGCCTCATCATTCCCGTAGTGATCACGGTCTATACCGACCGCTCGTTCACGTTTGTAACGAAGACGCCGCCCGCGTCGGTGCTGCTCAAGCGCGCTGCCGCCGTGGCCAAAGGCTCTGGAACTCCGAATAAGGATAAAGTCGGCAAGGTGACTGAAAAGCAAGTCGCCGACATCGCCAAGCAGAAAATGCCAGACCTGAACGCGGCCTCGCTCGACGCAGCGATCAAGAGCGTCAAGGGAACCGCCCGTTCCATGGGCATAGAAGTGGTAGCATAGGGGTAGCGCGTTTCAAAAGAAGCGTTTCAGTAGAATCGTTTCAGAGAAAGGCGTTTCAAAACCAAATCGTCCTTTGAGTGACGATTAGTTGAAACGATTTCCCCTGAACGAATTTCCTGAAACGATTCACCTGAAACGCCTTTCGTCATTACAACTACGGCCATGCAGCAGCAACGCATGTGCGGTGGGAGACAGGGAAAATGAGAAAAGCAGGAAAGAACATCACTAAGGCCCGTACGGCCGTCGAGCAGCGTCCTTACAAACTCGACGAAGCGGTGCCACTCCTCAAGAAGGTTAAGTTTGCAAAGTTCGACGAGACCGTCGAAGTCACTCTTCGTCTCGGCGTCGATCCCAAGCACGCTGACCAGATGGTGCGCGGCACTGTCGTGCTTCCTCACGGACTCGGCAAATCGAAGAAAGTTCTCGTGATCGCCACCGGCGACAAGCAGCGCGAAGCCGAAGCTGCCGGAGCCGATATCGTCGGCGGCGAGGAGATGGTCGAGAAGATTCAGAAAGAAAACTGGGTGGACTACGATGCCGTTATCGCCACGCCCGACACGATGAAGTCTGTCGGACGCCTGGGCAAAGTCCTCGGCCCTCGCGGTCTGATGCCGAATCCCAAAACGGGAACGGTGACTTTTGACGTGGCAGCAGCCGTGAAGGAAATCAAAGCCGGAAAAGTCGAGTTCCGTACCGATAAGACCGCGCTTGTCCACGTGCCCGTAGGCAAAATCAGCTTTGATCCCAACAAGCTCGTCGAAAACGCGACGACCGTGATTTCGAGCGTAGTGCGCGCGAAACCCGCGGCAGCCAAAGGCAAGTACATCAAAGGCGCGACGCTGTCCTCGACCATGGGTCCGGGAATCAGTATCGACACCACGCAGATTGAGGCGGCGTCGAAAGCATAGGAATTTGGTGATTTCGCGATTTCGTGATTTCGCGATTTGAAAATCACCCGATCACCAGATCACGAAATCACCCGATCGTCGCAGACGGTTGGGTCGTATAGGAATCTGAATCATGGCCGTTACCAGAGCAAAGAAAACCGAGCAGATTGAGAAGCTCGCTGCTGACCTGAAGCAGGTCAACAGCATGATCGTAGGCACCTTCGGCAAGCTGACCGTCGCGCAGGATTTTGAGCTGCGCAAGACCGTCCGTGGAGCGGGCGGCAAGTATCGCGTGGTGAAGAACACACTCGCCCGCCGCGCCGCTGAGGGCACCGCTGCAGAAGAAGCGCTGAAGAAGCTGAAAGGCGTGAGCTCAATCGCCTACACCAAAGGCGATCCCGTCGCGCTCGCGAAGGCGCTGACGAAGTACGTCGCTGACAACCCGGAGTTCACCTTCAAGGCTGGTGTTGTTGAAGGCAAAGTCATCTCGATTAACGACATCAAGGCCCTGGCCAAAATGCCGAGCAAGGAAGAGCTTTACTCGAAGCTCCTTTTCCTTATGCAAGCTCCAGCGCAGCGGCTCGCCGTTGCCGTCAACGCCGTTGGACGCAACCTGGCAGTAGTCGTGAACCAGGGAGTGAAAGAAAAGAAATTTAGCGAGGCCGGCAGCTAAGAGGATTGAGTGATTTCGCGATTTCGTGATTTCGCGATTTGCAAATCACACAATCACGAAATCGCGAAATCACGAAATTCGCGAAAAGGCCGGCAACAAGGTTCGCCCATTCATCAGGGTGCCTAGTCTGGGGCACACCGGAAACCTGAGTGGATCGGCAACTCCTCGGCGCGAGCCGATGAGCAGCAGTACAGATCAGGAGATTCAGTCACGCGGTAATCGGCGCAAGGTCTTACTTCACCCGATCACCCGATGGCCCGATCACCCGATCCGGAGAACAGTTTAGAAATTCGAGGAGATTAGAAATGGCTGACATTCAAGCATTAGAAGATCAGATTGTTAACTTGTCGCTGCTCGACGCGGCGGCTCTTGTGAAGAAGCTCGAAGAGCGTCTTGGCGTTTCGGCGGCTGCGGCAGCCCCGGTCGTGATGGCCGGCGGCGGAGCGGCAGCAGGCGCGGCTCCGGCAGCAGCGGAAGAGAAGACCGAATTCGCGGTCGTCCTCACCGCAGTTGGCGCGAACAAGATCAACGTCATTAAAGCCGTCCGCGAAGTCACGAGCCTCGGCCTGAAAGAAGCCAAGGACCTGGTCGACGGCGCACCTAAAACGGTGAAAGAAGGCATCAACAAGGAAGAAGCCGAGAGCATCAAGAAGAAGTTCACCGAAGCCGGCGCAACCGTCGAGATTAAGTAGCGACCGCGCCGGATTCGGCGCGAGTTATTCGATCCACAAGTTGCAGTGGTTGCGTGTTTCAGAATGGCACGGCGCGAGCCGTGCCATTTGTTTGAAACATCCTGCCATTTTTGGAAAGACACGGGCCGA harbors:
- the rplL gene encoding 50S ribosomal protein L7/L12 — encoded protein: MADIQALEDQIVNLSLLDAAALVKKLEERLGVSAAAAAPVVMAGGGAAAGAAPAAAEEKTEFAVVLTAVGANKINVIKAVREVTSLGLKEAKDLVDGAPKTVKEGINKEEAESIKKKFTEAGATVEIK
- the rplK gene encoding 50S ribosomal protein L11, with amino-acid sequence MAPPKKVQTQVKLQIAAGKATPAPPVGPALGQAQINIMEFCKQFNAKTAGKDQEGLIIPVVITVYTDRSFTFVTKTPPASVLLKRAAAVAKGSGTPNKDKVGKVTEKQVADIAKQKMPDLNAASLDAAIKSVKGTARSMGIEVVA
- the rpmG gene encoding 50S ribosomal protein L33 produces the protein MREIITLQCSECKNRNYSKTKNKKTTTGRIELNKFCRFCRKHTSHKETK
- the rplJ gene encoding 50S ribosomal protein L10, which codes for MAVTRAKKTEQIEKLAADLKQVNSMIVGTFGKLTVAQDFELRKTVRGAGGKYRVVKNTLARRAAEGTAAEEALKKLKGVSSIAYTKGDPVALAKALTKYVADNPEFTFKAGVVEGKVISINDIKALAKMPSKEELYSKLLFLMQAPAQRLAVAVNAVGRNLAVVVNQGVKEKKFSEAGS
- the secE gene encoding preprotein translocase subunit SecE; its protein translation is MKATSVADGDNIGDRLKAWPDRTRDFLDEVRAEMKKVNYPGRKEVQATTAVVIFTVFVFAAFFWVVDTLIQFGLSHLLKVFNS
- the rplA gene encoding 50S ribosomal protein L1, with the protein product MRKAGKNITKARTAVEQRPYKLDEAVPLLKKVKFAKFDETVEVTLRLGVDPKHADQMVRGTVVLPHGLGKSKKVLVIATGDKQREAEAAGADIVGGEEMVEKIQKENWVDYDAVIATPDTMKSVGRLGKVLGPRGLMPNPKTGTVTFDVAAAVKEIKAGKVEFRTDKTALVHVPVGKISFDPNKLVENATTVISSVVRAKPAAAKGKYIKGATLSSTMGPGISIDTTQIEAASKA
- the tuf gene encoding elongation factor Tu; translated protein: MAKEKFDRSKPHVNVGTIGHIDHGKTTLTAAITKVLSKHNPKIQFRSFDSIDNAPEERERGITIATAHVEYETPNRHYAHVDCPGHADYIKNMITGAAQMDGAILVVAATDGPMPQTKEHVLLARQVGVPYIVVFLNKCDAVEDPELIDLVEVEVRELLSKYQFPGDAVPVIRGSALGALNGEAKWEKTIDELMEAVDKNVPLPARDVDKPFLMPIEDIFSISGRGTVVTGRIERGKVKVGEEVEIVGFRETRKTVVTGVEMFKKQLDEGMAGDNAGLLLRGIAKEDVERGMVLAKTGSITPHTKFKAEIYVLTKEEGGRHTPFFKGYRPQFYFRTTDVTGVAELPAGTEMVMPGDNVALVIELITPVAMEKGLRFAIREGGRTVGAGTISEILA
- the nusG gene encoding transcription termination/antitermination protein NusG codes for the protein MPPDAVAGAGEQPRNPNMKWYIIHAYSGFERKVKESLESRIQAFGLQEKIGRVLIPTEAVTEVRSGKKYTSDRMFFPGYVLVEMDLTGFRTGGEGDHVWHVVKSTPKVTGFVGTANDPTPLSEDEVNQIVYRVQVGKDKPRLKVKFAKDESVRITDGPFANFTGKIDEVNEDRETLKVMVTIFGRATPVELEFGQVEKVA